aaataataaatacattgaATATGtgcatgtatataaaattttagaatgacaataataatattaatagagcGGATTCAGATACGGATGTGTGATAGATATGAACAACCCCAAATCTATATCTGCACCTGAATTTTAATTTTCGCAAAAACTCGCACCAAATCAAAGGGGTTTTCCTTGCCTAAATTAGGACGAGTTCGTATGGATACATGCGAGTGCGGCTTGTGTTGCCATTTCTATCCAACTAGAATGTGTTTATTACACTTCGAACTtagaaaatgtcaagaaaaaaatatcGAAAAACATCAactaaaatttttgaaatgccGAAAATAAATCAGCTAAAAGATGTTTAATGCTGAAAATATATCGGCTCAAACTTTTGAATGCCGAAAATACATTGACTAAAAGATTTTTGAACGTTGAAAATACACcgactaaaatatatattttttagaagatTAATTATTCTCTTGAAATAAGAACAagatgttgagacaaaatctctctcaaatgattttaatgataacaaaattacttaaaggATTATGATTAtagttaatgactaatctgtgcttttgagtgaattcatataagaaaacaaattattGATCATTAAGACATAAAGGagaaaaatatgattcaaatctGGAGGATTGGAACTCAAGATGATGTCCTCGTAAGAACATGAAGATTCAAATTTGCATATTACTCATCCTCACCagaacaaatgttttttattcattaaagaaaggcaaaacaatattaaaaatgaataagtAAAGCATTTGAGATAAAGAAGTCAGAAGACAAAAGCATAGGTATAAGGATAATCAGTACTATGTAAGAGGATGACAGTACTAGTCTGGAGGACGGTTCTATAAAGTCCACATCATTCCCAaatgttgaaagcaacccatcctatcatgtgcaaaggctatTAGCAGACCTATATATCATTCTTGTATGATTGAAAAATCTATATGAAGTCAAGATAcagaaaggcaacaacaaacaagccaaaaatagaaTCCTTCACATGTCTTGAAGAAAGGTGCCTTGACCCACGTGCTTGAGCATTGGCTTTtttctcttgtcaacatcacttTCAAAAGGTGAAAATGTATTAACCATTTCAAGCTTTAGAAAAGGTTGCAGCCcacaaaatcaaagaaataaccTTACATATCTTGAAGGATGAGAAAAGGAAAGGACAACTCAAGATCAAGTTCCAAGGAGTAGATCCTCCTGCTCGAGGATGGACTGAGTTTGTCCAAAGACAACTGGATAACATTTTCGTAATTATGATGcaagaccttggacttttttTATCAAGTCTCCAACAGTCTTAAAAAGCTTGCCACATGGAAAGATCATCATAAGACCTCTATAAAAGGTAGCAAGCTATTCATCGTAAAatacacaacacaattgcataaaaagatcaagcatctcgAAGCTATCTAGAGCAATATCCATCATCTcttcatacttttttttttataaatcttaCATTAGATCCTTGAAATATCATTTGACAAAgtatttaagaaaagagaaacaatcttATTCATAATCATTATGTAATTTCCAAGTAAGTTACCTTTGGAAATAATTGaaacttgattgtaagcttggtgaagctaaagaatacgcaaagtgtaatcatcctttgtgagaggttgatcagttttgaacattagtgaaatcttaCAAGTGTGTGAGAACTGGACgcagccttcattgggtgaaccagtataaaaattgtGTGTCATACTTTACTCATTCTTTTCATCAGCTCAAATCTAACGGTTTAAATAACCATACTCGAGTTTGCATCCTCTCCGGGAGGAtagttttttaaacaaaaaaaaaattatttttaaacagcaaaatcttTATTCAACCTCCCttatagtgatatttagctacatcacaAGAAATATTCTAATGCAAaattcttagttttttttttatagtaggTTTTGAATCAAATCTACACATCAATTCAAGATTTtctcttgtttttcttttttcttcttcttttgaaCAAAAACTCACCTGCGACTTCTTGGTAATTAGTTTGGACATTTAATTGAGAAtccaattatgttttttttttcttggaaCAAAAAcaatcttgtttttttttttgttgataagtGTTAAATTAAGTCAACACTTTCACGTAAGATATTTGCttgcatttttttaatgtcaatttggttaaaaagaaataattttatcaCCAAATATTTGTGTGTTTGAAAAATCTTCGACAAATGCACTTGACTCCATATTTTTCTTACTTGATGAAAATTGTTGATGTTAAAACAAAGTTGAtatcaaaacattaaaaaagtattacgtcttgataaaattttgtTGCCAAATATGTTCCCTTAATACccattatttgattattttaatttttatcatcatcatcataaatatttctaacttgaaatTTAAgagcaaaatataaaaaaataaaaaagaaggagaaataactatttttgaatggagaaaaaagagaaaaataaacaaattattcaaaaatcaaatgtaaaagaaaagttaaatCAAATAAGTATCTATAAAAATTGTCTcaaaaaatttttgaaaaaaaaatagcagAATAATTAATGTTCTGATATCATATTAcgatttttgttttgaactaTTAATGAGagagaaatagagaaaaataattaaattgaatgatattaataataaagagaattaatTATATAAGTAGTTACaagttgaaataaataaataattaactagtttaaaataattaaataaccaACTTGAATAATTAATCAACTAAATATCTGATAAATGTCATGACCCGACGACCCCCCACCCCCACATCGATAGTAGCTGCAAACCACAACTACAGTCTGCCAAGTGCCAACCATCATCATACTTAGCAGCCATTGGCTGCCACTGTCCCATATATCAAGTTCATACGCTTCTGCTGCTTGGGGTCAGATTTTGGGTCTCGATGGCCACAAGATCTTCAAATCCTCATATCTGCAATTTGAACTCTTCAATTGGGTTGTAGAGGCAATGGTTGGTGGTGGGGAATGAACAATGAAGTGTTCAAAGAGATATGTTAGAGAGAGAACGAGAACTGGTGTTGGGAGTGCATCGTAAAATCTTGTGTGACTGTTTGATCCTACGATTCTGAAAGTTTGTCCACTATAAACCACATGCTATACTGATCCATGCTATAATTTACCTTGATAGAAAGCCAAATCAACTATAACTATTTGAACTATAAACTAAACACAAAAAATTAGTTGTTATacttttattgtttaaaaacaacttttaaattaaaataaattaaaaattgaaaaagataaaaatcagactagttaaaattagtttttacaaTAGAATTTCACTTGTTTCCAACTGGTTTGATCGATTTTTGATGGTTTTAATCGATTCACTTGGTTCTGTTGTTATTAAAGCCCATTAGATGTGAATGCTGGATCCGAGCTAGATCAGACCAAACTTGACAAATGATACGATTTTTATAAAGTTGATGAGAACAGAAGATGAAAATCTTGATCATGACAGGCCATTATAGATTAGAGAGACCATTTTcagcacacaaaaaaaaaaaaaaacaagagtgACCATTGACAATGCTGCAACCAAATCTCTGTTGCGACTTGCCACCTATCCATTCTAATCGAAAAAGTTATAACATTCATTTCACTCAAATTACTGCACGAGTTATATAATACATACAAGCAAATTGCATGTATATACACATCCTACCTGTCGGTAGACACATAAATATACAGACAGCGTTGGTTGCCATATACATTAATGAGGGAGAGACTAATAAGTTACAACATATAAATCCAATATAACCTATTTAAATGCTCATCAAAGAATGAAAAACTCCAAGATAACAATGGGGAACTACGATGATAAAGTTGTTACTCGGACAGAGTTATCAGCTGATCCAGTCAAGAAAATGGGCAAAGTCGGATGCCAATCTACAGCAGTAATCGGAGCATTGTGAGAAAGTGTTCTCCAACCATTCAACTGATCCTGAACCTGACAAGACGAGCAGCCATTGACATTTTCAGATAACTAACAACATAATTAGAAGTATTTCCGCCATAATTTACTTGCTGTTACaagtcaaattaaaaatacagaTAAGTAAATTATAGTCCCTTCAAAGGGAAGGTCTTATCATAATGCATGCAAAAGAACTCGAGAAACATTAACCTGATATATGGGTGCTCTAACTAAACTGGATGTTACCAGGAGTCTCCTCCCATTTGCATCTAATGCCATCTCATGTCTGTAACTTTTTGAACCACTGAGGGGGTAACAGAACCTACAAAATGTGAAAAATATAATGCTCAGAATTAATTATTCAAACATATCAAAAAACAAGGATAATGGAATGGTGATACGACATTATCCCTCATATAGCATGATTGAgctaaaatatttcaataagtgagaaaaaaaatagtataggTCATACAACTCCTATTCCACAGATGCATTGAATCAGATTGTAACTGATGTGATGTGGATCATGTAATTAGTTCCAGCCCTCTCACAATTTAATTGTTACACGATTTTATACTATCCGTAATACTCAATAAAATATACATGtatactatttaaaaatgtgtacACATTTTCCTCGTAAGAAAAGTGGTCCCTGTCCATAGAAAAGGACCAAAGAGAAAAAGGGAGACGTGTACACATCccttcattttatttatctaattttgCAATCTTTGGCTGGTATTGGCACAgagaaaaaaaggaaacattgtGAGTTTAATCATAAGGTGTCAAACTAATAATATACCTACTACAGTCTCTTGACCACGAGATTTGACCTTGACTTTGCAAGCTCCACTCTAAAATCTGTTAACAAAGAACCAATTACTATATGAAGTTCACAATCTATTCCACAAAATGGAATAACATTGAATTAATATCACTTGCCTTCCCATCAGAGCCCAGGCTAAAAATGCTAGTCTCATCTGGTCCAAAAAGAATCGAACTGATGGAAGAATCATGTGCAGGCCAGCCAGTGATTTGTAGACCAGCGGACATATCTTAGAATTGTTAAAGATGACATAGTTGTTCAAAATAAGTTTTCTTatcttttaaaaagaaaaaaattgaaacattttATTCATGAATTGCATCTAAAATCTAAATACAAgctataaaacaatatttatttcatcTATGAatcaaaaaatacattaatacaCAGAAGCAACCAAATGAATACAATTAAGGATACCAAACATATGAATCATTCCATCAACGGCAGAAGCTGCTAAAATTTTCCCATTGTGATTGAAGCATAAAGAAGTAATTGCCGGTGGATCTTCTCCAAGAGGAAGGACTGTCTTTATGGAATCCAAAATTATACATAGCCACTGAATGACATAAGCATATATACAAAGAAGCACATACCATGGCTTTCCATGTCTTCATGTTCCACACAGTCAGTGAAGCAAAACCTAGATTGTCAAAATAGTTGGCACCAGACCTGCACAGACAATATGGACCTCATAATTCCTTGCTAAAATGTGTTAACAAtgtattattaacaaaaaataagcAACAGAAAGGATGTTCATTTTGAACTTAACAAATGGTGGGTTACCCGGTATTTTACCATACTTTCATTATTATGTCCAaattaaaaacagaaaaatgTGCACAATTGTGTTAAACAGAGGATCATTATTCGAATTACcaaattcaacaaatttactatTTCAGTaaagaatttaatatttaaaattttggtgTATACCCTCCGGATGCTGCTGCAGACACAAAAATCGGTTCAACGGGACTGCACTTTATGTCCAATACACTGTAAAATCACATGTGTCAGAGTTGAAAGTAATACACAAACTTGAAAAGATTATAATTAGTAAAAACCTTGGAAATGCTTCAGTTGTGTTAAGGTCACAAACAACTCTCTTTGCGTCCACGTTCCATGCCTTAATGCACCCATCAGATGTACCCATTAGAAGCTTTTATCAAGAAGAACAACTCGgtcattaaatttataatctcatAGAGAATTGAATTATTTCAATCACAATGAGAATCAACTCACATACCAAGCGGTCCGATTTGCATTCCCAGTCAAGTGACAAAATTTCTGTGCCACAATATATGGTCGCATTTCTAGATGCCGGAGTTGATGCATCATATGTCCATATTCTTTATCAAAAGATGTAGCGAAAACAATGAAACAAAGACCAAATTTCTTGAGAGATATTTCATAAAAACAAGGAAGAGTTGCAGATATTTGTGAAAGGTAAAGAAAAAGTATTATTGAAAATAGGCATTGTAAGGGctattttcaaacaaaagtGTAGTACAATTCCATCTtctatttaatttcttaaaggcTGTTGAATGTTGACAATACCGCTCTAGATACATCACACATAATGTTTCTCAATAGTCACAAATGAGTGCAGGCTAAAGCCTAGCAATCTGCAATCAGGACTAATAGTTGGATAAAGACTGTTCTGTTTTTCCATAAAGGGTACCTGGCAGTTCCATCTAGAGAAGCACTAGCAATATTGTTTCCAGATGCAGAGAAGCGGCACCTGCTGATTGGACTGGTGTGCCCCAAAAATGTCTCCTAAAATGCATAATGATTTCATATTTACACAAATTCCATTCAAATCCTAATATGTTCTTCATAGTTGAGTGTAAGTCAGAAGCGAAGAACAAAGAGGGGGAAAGAAGACAAATAAGGTTCTAAGCGCAAATTTTACCTGGTGCTCTACTTTGACCTCAGCAAAGTCTTCTTCCGCAGACACTTCCCCATCGTTTTCTGccacaaaattaattgttaaatttttatttccaAATATATAAACAATGGTTACTGATATCGCACTTGATATGTCAGCCGAAAACCAATTTTTTCAGCATACAGAAAATTAGACGTGGTTTGGAGTTCAGATAAAGGGCATCAAGATTAAGAGCTGATTAAGTGAATACAAATGCATCctgaatttttttaagaaataataaataatagtagCAAAAATTTGATTGATCATTGAATTCAatgctaaataaaaataaaaagcttttGTGTTTCATTTCCACTAGTTCTGCAACTGAATCAATCTTTTGTAGTCCACAACTAACAACATCATTTGAAACCAAAAGATATTATCTCTACTCATTTAAAATCCATACATTGTTTTAGAGCAATTTCTGCTTACAACTTACAAGTTTGCAGTGTAGAAGTAATGTCATCATCTGTCTTAACATTGCATGACAGAGTTATATTGCAAGAggatttcatttatttatcagAATTCACTAACATCTAACATTATCTACCTTATCCGTACACTTCATGACTAGTTAACTAGCTATCTTGTTAGAACAATAATTCAACATCAGAAGATGTCAGCACATGAATTTTAACAAGTCTATACTTAGAAAGTAACCGTCAACTTGCTTAAAAAACAATGTTCAAGCAACTACATAATACCACTTCACACAGAGGAAGCGGCCTTGAAGTATATCTGTCTGCCTATATGGGGACTGTCATGACCTTTTCGAGTGGTGTTGCCAGCTCTGCCATTTCTCAGATAGTCATTCAATAAGGAAGTTGAATCATCGCCAGACTTGGAGCTGAGAAACTCGGACTGAACATTTCCAGATTCACCCACAACTAAATCTTGGCCAATCTCTGTTTGCACTACTTGTGGAAAAACCTCTGAAGAATCTTTTGACATATGAGTACTTTCTTCACGCAAATTGCTTGATGAACTAATACTTCCTTCCATACTTCAATCCAAATTAATTAGAAAGGTAAACATGTCTCGTTAGACTCGATCACTCAaacattgaataaaaatatgctTACCTTCTAAACTGCCTTAATTGAGCTTCTTTCTCGTTGAGTGAAGCCTGAAGTTctgataatttaatatttagatgTGCAATATCTCTTTTGAGTAGGTAGGTAGCATTCATCTCTGAACTAATCTTCAATAGAGCAGGTAGACGTGATTTTATTAAGGATAATTACAGAGCAACTTGATGAAATTGTGAATGCAGAAGAcataatcaaatcaaaaaacATATTGTATAGAAAAGTTGTATATTTGGGATTGTGACACGCAGGGCCAAAATGATTTGGGACAAACAAGAAGTAGCTCTTGGTAGGTTTCTAACTAAAAGGACACATGAATGAACCAAATGTTTACATTGGAAAGAGAGGCATCATAAGACTGTGCATGTATTGGACTATACATTCAAAATAAAGCTTAAACAGTAGCACAGACACTCCTGATCAAAGGTGTGTCCCGGTATCCAACATGTTAGTGTCCGACACCGacacattcaattaattcattttttcaaattattatctgTCAGACTCGTCAGTGTCCGTGTTTCATAGGAATTTATTCCTCTCATTCAAACTTAAATTAAGTTATTCATGTGTCCCTTCACCTAGAAATCTCTAGGATCAGCTCCTTAACGCAAGTAAATCAAACTCAAACAAGAgaaattgttttctttcttaaaaaaagATGTTACGAAGGATATGAGTAGCATTGAAGATCTCACTAAAGAAGTTTCTGACAGAAAGATGCAATGCTTGATACCAGTCCTTGGAGAAAAATATTCGAAATTCGGGATCCAATTGTGGATTCTTGACATAAGGAATTGCTGCAATGCAATACAGAATCACATCATCACAATCTCACACTGAAAattcataacaaaaaaaaaaaaaaaaaacaaaacgaaAACGCACCAAACCAGTGAGTCCAATCCTCCTGAGAATTCTGCAACAAATCAGGACCATGAACAGAGAAAAACTCAACAACCTTATCCCTCCGATTGGCTTGCAAAGCGTGAACGACGTAGAAGCGTAAAATAGATGCTTCCAATTTAGAGAAAGTGGAGAAGAGTGTTGTTTCGGAAGCTGAAGAGAGATAGTGTTTGAAGAAACCGAGAAGCGCGATCAATTTATCAACCTGAAACTTTGGAACGTATAAGGAGAAGATTAGGTCAAGAATTTTGTCAACGTGAAAACCTTTACCAACGTCTGTTCGCAATTCAGTTTCGTAAGCTTCGAGAGTGTTGGTGAATCCTCGAAACACGAGAAATTCTCTTACTAACTCCTCAGCGTAATGCATCTTCTCCATCTTCTACAACGCGCAAACGAACGCTGTTTAACGATTATATTTGATAAGATGCAGATTTGATCTTTAAGTGGAAACAGCAGGAGAGAATCGAATAGCGTATTGGAAACTATGCGAATGATGTGATGCTCCGATAGAAGTTGCGGCGGTGGGGTTGTTGATGTAGTGTTGTTGAGGGCGAGGCGGCGAACTAGCAGATGTGGAGGTTTTAGGATACGACGACGGTTAGCATTTGCACGTGCCTGGAGGATTACACGTGATAACAGAGTGGTAGCTGAGTTACTCAGCCTCTTTCTTAGTGGTATCTCAAACAGACAAACATACCAAAAAATTTGGTGACAGTATCATTAAGTTGAAAAAATTGATTAGAGAGAAGacttaattttgttgattttataaaaattgtgatttatttttcaaaattattcttcattttctttgatTGCATGAATAATTGATAAGAGAGAGTAAAAAATGGTTATGAGTATGATAGTAAAAACCACATTGatcatttattgataatataaaatgacatgTGAAAATagacatttatttataaaggTTAATCAATACTACCGACCTAAATTGGTGGTATAGTTGGTAATGATTTagaaatatgagttttaattcaCCGCCTATATAAAAATTTGGTTGGTGAGGAATAATAAGTAAAATGTTACGTTTTTCCAATTGAGATTAACCTTCAAAATCTAATTTGGttaaactttttataattaaaatgtttccagaggaaaacaaaacaaatggaACTTATATAGATAACAAATCTAACCCACTTCGACTTTTGTGCTATTGACTTGAATGTTTGATacatacatttatttatataaattgtaCAACTGTAAATggaaatatcaaaatcaatagAGACAACTAAAGTCAAAACATATAAGATGACCGGTAAATTTGTATGTCTcattacaaaaagattttaatttgagcctaacagaaaaataaaaaaaaaggtatataATTGTCAGGTGTTGACTCAGGTTTGCAAGTTTGGTGATGAATCAGGTGTTGGACTCTCTTTTCTTGCCtcttaaagtaaaataattttattattgccATTCTAGATCATTTAAGATTAAGTCTCTTAACCttctatgatattttttattttgttttccttAATGACATCATTATTAGGTGGCATAAAAGACCAATTCTTTATCTATGCTACAATTTAAACACTATCTTGGTGACATTGTGGTATTGCTACATGTGGCATGAGATGTAAGATGGCTGGTAATGGTGAATGAGCTGAACTGGTTATACTCTCTTTTCATGGCTTTGTAGACATGGTCCAAACCTTCTTCAACTAACTCTAGTACTGTTTGTGGCATTGGTGGCATATTTATGATATTTGAACCTTGACCTTCAAGCATTCTCACTACTTCTCCCATTGGTGGTCGCATGGATACATCATCTTGGATGCACCAAAATGCAACTTTCAAAGCTCTTAATAGCTCTTCTTCATCAACTGCTCCATTTAATCTTCTATCTGCCACTTTTATTGCAGGCGATCCATTTGTCATCTCCTATAATAACCAAACATTATATATATgatcaatatttattaattagttaCTTTAAAATTGTTGGACGTTATCAAGGATGAATTTGAAACTAAGTGAATAATGCCATGAATGCATTTGAT
The genomic region above belongs to Cicer arietinum cultivar CDC Frontier isolate Library 1 chromosome 4, Cicar.CDCFrontier_v2.0, whole genome shotgun sequence and contains:
- the LOC101505013 gene encoding uncharacterized protein translates to MEKMHYAEELVREFLVFRGFTNTLEAYETELRTDVGKGFHVDKILDLIFSLYVPKFQVDKLIALLGFFKHYLSSASETTLFSTFSKLEASILRFYVVHALQANRRDKVVEFFSVHGPDLLQNSQEDWTHWFAIPYVKNPQLDPEFRIFFSKDWYQALHLSVRNFFSEIFNATRLPALLKISSEMNATYLLKRDIAHLNIKLSELQASLNEKEAQLRQFRSMEGSISSSSNLREESTHMSKDSSEVFPQVVQTEIGQDLVVGESGNVQSEFLSSKSGDDSTSLLNDYLRNGRAGNTTRKENDGEVSAEEDFAEVKVEHQETFLGHTSPISRCRFSASGNNIASASLDGTARIWTYDASTPASRNATIYCGTEILSLDWECKSDRLLLMGTSDGCIKAWNVDAKRVVCDLNTTEAFPSVLDIKCSPVEPIFVSAAASGGSGANYFDNLGFASLTVWNMKTWKAMTVLPLGEDPPAITSLCFNHNGKILAASAVDGMIHMFDMSAGLQITGWPAHDSSISSILFGPDETSIFSLGSDGKILEWSLQSQGQISWSRDCSRFCYPLSGSKSYRHEMALDANGRRLLVTSSLVRAPIYQVQDQLNGWRTLSHNAPITAVDWHPTLPIFLTGSADNSVRVTTLSS